Proteins from a single region of Rhipicephalus sanguineus isolate Rsan-2018 chromosome 5, BIME_Rsan_1.4, whole genome shotgun sequence:
- the LOC119393615 gene encoding LOW QUALITY PROTEIN: cholinesterase-like (The sequence of the model RefSeq protein was modified relative to this genomic sequence to represent the inferred CDS: inserted 1 base in 1 codon) encodes MRVSGFAGVILLVSVTHALTPPVVRTRSGDVKGLRLNVYGEKVNAFLGIPYASPPLGDLRFRKPSPKVSWSAPRWTKTFGKRCMQEIILDAAPEHYAEGPSMSEDCLYLNVWSPVSDNSTKSVMVWIHGGNFKAGSSDNPAFDGSVLAATQNVVVVSFNYRLGFFGFLNAVHSNASGNAGLFDQVLALSWVKTNVAAFNGNASQVTLFGEGSGIAAIRLLMISPWARGLFHRVIMQGGAAHAAKAAESTGRSLLKADALAVEVGCSKAGHSIVSHPDDVIECLKSRPAHEVLLAQIELRHHGIEAPXPTHGTEFLPHNPDLIHDLRGFASAQALMGHNRAEGRRLVSQVFEGRFEALKQQNNMTKGDAQVALHVLLSARGYRRPVATEVADLYLSRAASVCDHPRTLAELVEGGATDVAAGCPALAFARKLSNAGLTVHYYVLDYVDEEVDSYFRTDSDHAPETALVFGLPMRFPGKFEESDRTFSLNIMNAWATFAKRGMPPTFEGILWPRFSEARPMYLDINETSAHLSEADTSPCGLLKK; translated from the exons ATGCGCGTCTCTGGCTTCGCTGGCGTGATCCTCCTGGTTAGCGTCACGCACGCACTGACGCCTCCCGTAGTTCGAACAAGAAGCGGTGACGTCAAGGGACTTCGGCTCAACGTGTACGGTGAAAAAGTGAACGCGTTCCTCGGAATCCCTTATGCGTCTCCACCGCTGGGTGACCTGCGCTTTCGAAAGCCGTCGCCGAAGGTCTCCTGGTCTGCTCCGCGATGGACTAAGACCTTCGGTAAGCGCTGCATGCAAGAGATCATTCTGGATGCAGCTCCTGAGCACTACGCCGAAGGGCCGAGCATGAGCGAAGACTGCCTCTACCTCAATGTGTGGTCACCCGTGAGCGACAACAGCACCAAGTCCGTCATGGTTTGGATCCACGGCGGCAACTTCAAGGCTGGCTCTTCGGATAACCCCGCATTTGACGGTTCCGTGCTCGCCGCGACACAGAACGTGGTCGTCGTGTCGTTCAACTACAGGCTCGGCTTCTTCGGCTTCCTCAACGCGGTCCACAGCAACGCGTCCGGCAACGCGGGCTTGTTCGATCAAGTGCTCGCACTGTCCTGGGTTAAGACCAACGTCGCTGCATTCAATGGAAACGCCTCGCAAGTGACTCTTTTCGGTGAAGGCTCCGGGATAGCAGCCATTCGACTTCTGATGATATCTCCCTGGGCCCGAGGACTCTTCCACCGAGTCATCATGCAAGGGGGCGCTGCACATGCCGCCAAAGCGGCTGAGAGCACGGGCAGGAGTCTGTTGAAGGCCGACGCTCTGGCAGTCGAGGTGGGTTGTTCTAAGGCGGGCCACTCGATTGTCTCACACCCGGACGACGTCATCGAATGTCTCAAGAGCCGTCCGGCGCACGAGGTCCTGCTCGCGCAGATCGAATTGCGACACCACGGAATCGAGGCCC TTCCCACGCACGGAACCGAGTTCCTGCCGCATAACCCAGATCTCATTCATGACCTGAGGGGATTCGCGAGTGCCCAGGCCCTCATGGGGCACAACCGTGCGGAAGGCAGAAGGCTGGTGTCGCAGGTCTTCGAAGGCCGCTTCGAGGCGCTCAAGCAACAGAACAACATGACCAAGGGAGACGCACAGGTGGCACTACACGTCCTGCTCAGCGCGCGAGGATACCGGCGACCCGTCGCTACCGAAGTAGCCGACCTCTATCTTAGTCGAGCGGCCAGCGTTTGTGATCACCCGAGGACTCTGGCGGAACTGGTGGAAGGCGGCGCCACAGACGTGGCCGCCGGCTGCCCCGCGCTCGCGTTCGCCCGCAAACTGTCCAACGCCGGTCTGACCGTGCACTACTACGTGCTCGACTACGTCGACGAAGAAGTGGACAGCTACTTCCGCACCGACTCCGACCACGCACCCGAGACGGCGCTCGTGTTCGGACTGCCTATGAGGTTTCCCGGCAAGTTCGAAGAGTCAGACCGGACCTTTAGCCTGAACATCATGAACGCCTGGGCCACGTTTGCAAAGCGAGG